TACCAGACATCAAAAGCAACTGACAATATTTAGCCGTTGGGTTGCAGTACAAGATATGGATAACGAAGATCTTTCAATCCTCCTGATTAATACTGATGTAACAGAAAGTAGAAAAATGGAGTTGGATCTTCAACGAAGCCGACATATGGAATCTCTAGGAACACTTGCCGGTGGTCTCGCGCATGATTTAAACAACCTGCTTACTCCAGTTTTAATGTCGATCGACATGCTAAAGCATAAACCATCAAGTGACTTGTTAAATAGTCTTGAATCCTATGTATTCAGAGCGATTGATCTGGTCAAACAAGTGCTTTTCTTCGCTCGCAATGAAAGTAAATCAGTTGCTTTTTGTGAAGTTGATCTAAAAAACGTGATTCATGAGGCCTACGAAGTCCTTGCTAAGACATTACCGGGTAACATTACATTTAACATTCTTTTAAAGAATGATTTTTCAAAGATTTATGGTAATTTTACCCAATTATTTCAAGTGTTTATGAATTTGTTTTCAAATGCTATCGGCGCAATGCCGCACGGTGGAGCGTTAAATGTATCTATAGATGATGAAATAAAAAAAAATGGTGAACATGTAATCGTTGTAAGTATTTCAGACAACGGAATGGGAATTTCTAATGAGCATATCGACAAAATCTTTGATCCATTTTTTACCACAAAACCTAAAAGCAAAGGGACAGGATTAGGATTGCCAATAGCCTATTCAATTGTTAAAAAACACAATGGATCGCTTTCCGTAGTCAGCGAGGTTGGAAAAGGTTCAACTTTTCAGATCCGGTTTCCTCTCACAAAGCATCAGGATGCCATAAATTTTAGCAGTCGGAAGGATACCGTATGATTCTAATTGTTGACGATGAAGAATCGATTTTATTTTTCTATAAACACTTTTTAATAATGAACAATTTCAGTGTTATAACCACTAATAACGGCATGAAGGCATTAGAATTGTTCAATAAACACCGCGGTTCTATCGATTTAATCATAACGGATTTGTGCATGCCAAAATTAAATGGAATCGATCTTATTCAAAAAATAAGAAAAGTCAATACTACCATTCCTATCATCGTTGCTACCGCCAGTGATCACGTCTTTTACGAAAATCAGCTTACTGGAAACAGTGTACAAGTGCAGGGATTTTTACCAAAGCCTTTTAGTTCAGAACAACTTCTGTTTGCAATCAACTCTGCAATCGAACTTTATAAAGAAACCAACGTTAAATTCTAACTGATGTTGGTAACATTTCTTTCAGATAGACAATCTCTCTATCCTTCTTTTATCCATCCATCTAATAAATTAATAATCCGGCTTCCATAGGCAGCATTCTTTTCAGAATGTGTAACCTGGATGATAGTCGTTCCGTCTTTATTGAGCTTCTTAAACATTTCCATGATCTCTTCACCTTGAGCAGAATTAAGATTACCCGTCGGCTCGTCAGCTAAAATGATTTTAGGGCTGGTAATTACTGCACGAGCGATGCCGACCAATTGCTGCTGACCTCCGGAAAGTTGATTAGGAAACAAGTCTTTTTTGCCGACGATGTTAAAACGATCTAGAATATCGGCTACCATACCTTTTCGCTCTGATGAATTGATTTTTTTGTATAAAAGGGGCGTTTCAATGTTTTCGTAAACGGTCAATTCATCGATAAGGTGATAGCTCTGAAATACAAAGCCGATGTACTGCTTGTGAATTTCCGTTTTTTGTTTTTCTGACATTTTGTGTACGGCTTGATCGAAGAAATAATATTCACCGTTAGTTGGTTCGTCGAGCATACCGAGAATGTGCAATAGCGTTGATTTGCCTGAACCAGACGGACCCATAATGGAGATGAACTCACCCTCTTTGATTTCGCATGAAATTCCACGCAAAACGTATGTTTTTACAAAACCACTGGAATAGTATTTTTCGATGCCGCTGAGTTTAATCATAGAAATGATACTCCGAAAAAATAAAAGTAAATTTAGTAAATCCGTTTACGAAAAAATGTAATACAAGTTCATTTTGAAACAAAGAAATTTATTCGTACTTCAGCGATTTTGCCGGATTCGCTACGGCCGCACGTATAGCCTGAAAACTCACCGTCAAAAGTGCAATGGCCAATCCCAGTACCGCCGCCAATACAAACGATATTAATGAAATCGATGTGCGGTAGGCAAAGCCGCTAAGCCAATTGTCCATCACATAATAAATGACCGGCCATGCCAATACGTTCGACAATAGCACCAATTTCAAGAATTCTTTAGACAACAGCCCGACAATTCCTCCGACGGATGCCCCGAGAACTTTGCGAATTCCTATTTCTTTAGTACGTTGTTCAGCCGTAAACGATGCCAATGCAAATAGGCCAAGACATGCAACGATTACAGCCAAAGCGGCAAAATAGCCAACCAATTTTCCAAGATTGTCCTGGGATTTGTATAATTTATTCAAATCCTCATCAAGGAAAAAGAATTCAAACGGATATTCAGGCACTACCGTATTCCATTTGTTTTCAATATGTGCAATGGTTCCACGAAAATCTTTCGGAGCAATCCGAACGGCAAGATATTTAATCCAAAATGGTTTCTGATTTTGGGGCGACATATCCAGCGCAAACGGTCCGATCGGATCGTGGAGAGATACAAAATTAAAATTCTTAACCACACCAACGACACGTTCATCGCCGGATGGCGTATACATACGTTTTCCGACGGCTTTTTCCGGCGATTCCCAACCGAGATGACTCACCATCGCTTCATTAATGATTACAGCTAACGAATCATCGCGCGGAAAATCTTTTGAAAAATTGCGACCGGCTACGAGTTGCATATTGAACGTTTCAACGAAGGTTTCACTGACAATCAATGACGGAAAATAAATCCACTTGCCAGCTTCCATACCCTCATAATTGTATTCATGCGTATTGTGGTGAGCACCAACAATTTCGTTCATGGTCGCCACGTTGATGACGCTGTTATCCTGCATCCACTCGTTCCGCAGTGTTTCATAACGGCCAGCAATTGGAGGCTTGGCGGGCACAATAACCACTTGCTCTTTCGTGAAACCTAAATCGACATTACGCAGATAATTCAACTGATTGTAAATGATCATCGTACCGATGATCAACGCCATTGAAATAGCAAATTGCAGTGTGACCAATCCTTTACGCAAGGTACCACTACGGCCGCTGAATTTGATCCGGCCTTTCATTACTGAGATTGCTTCGAACGATGATAGATACAGTGCCGGATAGACTCCGGCTAATACGCCAACAATAATACCGACCAATACCATCATTGCAAAAATCAACGGATTGGCCAGAAAATTCAGACTTAGTTGTTTTTGCGCCAGATTATTAAATACCGGCAACGCAAGAGCGATCAAAATCATGGAAACCAAAACGGCAATGAAACTCATGAATAACGATTCGCCAAAAAATTGACGGATCAATTGTTTGCGTTCGGCGCCAAGGACTTTACGCATCCCAACTTCGCGCGCGCGCCCTGCCGATCGCGCTGTTGCGAGGTTCATAAAGTTAATGCATGCAATAATCAGAATAAATATTCCAATCGCTGCAAAAATATA
This genomic stretch from bacterium harbors:
- a CDS encoding ABC transporter permease, which gives rise to MFENYIKVALRNLIRGKLYSFINITGLAIGISCFMLIILFIQDELRFDRFHKKAERIFRVAQKLDHTEGQGENSSSNPFPVAQALKTDYPHLIEETVRFFNFQVPSFSLQYGDARFNEKKLFYADSSLWKVFDFPLAQGDPNTALAQPNSIVLTQEMAKKYFGNENPIGKVLRFESAVDLKVTGVFESLPTQSHITFDGLISFATVYSQTGPNFGQSWIWNPCWTYVLLKESIYPSELESQFPAFVNKHYPDFIKPQITHYLQRLEDIHLNSKLDYEIQPNNNKSDIYIFAAIGIFILIIACINFMNLATARSAGRAREVGMRKVLGAERKQLIRQFFGESLFMSFIAVLVSMILIALALPVFNNLAQKQLSLNFLANPLIFAMMVLVGIIVGVLAGVYPALYLSSFEAISVMKGRIKFSGRSGTLRKGLVTLQFAISMALIIGTMIIYNQLNYLRNVDLGFTKEQVVIVPAKPPIAGRYETLRNEWMQDNSVINVATMNEIVGAHHNTHEYNYEGMEAGKWIYFPSLIVSETFVETFNMQLVAGRNFSKDFPRDDSLAVIINEAMVSHLGWESPEKAVGKRMYTPSGDERVVGVVKNFNFVSLHDPIGPFALDMSPQNQKPFWIKYLAVRIAPKDFRGTIAHIENKWNTVVPEYPFEFFFLDEDLNKLYKSQDNLGKLVGYFAALAVIVACLGLFALASFTAEQRTKEIGIRKVLGASVGGIVGLLSKEFLKLVLLSNVLAWPVIYYVMDNWLSGFAYRTSISLISFVLAAVLGLAIALLTVSFQAIRAAVANPAKSLKYE
- a CDS encoding ABC transporter ATP-binding protein; this translates as MIKLSGIEKYYSSGFVKTYVLRGISCEIKEGEFISIMGPSGSGKSTLLHILGMLDEPTNGEYYFFDQAVHKMSEKQKTEIHKQYIGFVFQSYHLIDELTVYENIETPLLYKKINSSERKGMVADILDRFNIVGKKDLFPNQLSGGQQQLVGIARAVITSPKIILADEPTGNLNSAQGEEIMEMFKKLNKDGTTIIQVTHSEKNAAYGSRIINLLDGWIKEG
- a CDS encoding response regulator, translating into MILIVDDEESILFFYKHFLIMNNFSVITTNNGMKALELFNKHRGSIDLIITDLCMPKLNGIDLIQKIRKVNTTIPIIVATASDHVFYENQLTGNSVQVQGFLPKPFSSEQLLFAINSAIELYKETNVKF